In the genome of Candidatus Eremiobacteraceae bacterium, the window GCTCCAGCAATGCCTTGAGTTTTTGCAATCCCATGCGCATGCGGCCTTTGACCGTGCCGAGCGGAACGTTCATGAGGCCGGCGATCTCGACGTGGGTATAACCGGAGAAAAACGCGAGCTCGATGCTCTTGCGCTGATCCGTCGGCAATCGCGAAAGCGCGCCGCGCACGGCGTCGCCCGTGAGTCTGGACCACACGACTTGCCACGTGCCGGGTTGTTCGGATTCGCGGTCCTGCGCTTCATCGATCGGAAGCAGATTCGGCGTGTTGGCGTGCGAGCGCAGTTTGTCGATCGACCGGTGATGCACGATCGACATCAGCCATGTGCGCGCGCTCCCGCGTTCGCGCCGAAACGACTTGGCTTGGCGCCACACCGACAAAAATGCGTCTTGGACGACATCTTCTGCCGTGCCGCGATCGCCGAGGACGCGGTAGGCCATCGAAAAAGCAACTCGATGATAGCGGTCGTAGAGTGCGTCGAGCGCGCTCAATTCCCGGCCTGCCAGCGAGGTTATCAGGTCTTCGTCGGAACGTTCCGGGCGGTTCAATTAAGTGCGCCCCCTATCGTACTATCTACGCGCGGGCGTTGGCTTTGGATGTGCATAGCTAGCGCGTTGGCGATTCGCCTCAGTCGCTTCCTTTCACCGCTCGCCGGGATATCGCTCCCAAGCAGCGAACGTCGGGCGCGCAATAGTCGCTCGAGTGAGAGGACGACGATGCGCCGCTTTGCCGTTCTCGCAGTCGCGAGCGTAGTGTTCTCCTTGA includes:
- a CDS encoding sigma-70 family RNA polymerase sigma factor, with the protein product MNRPERSDEDLITSLAGRELSALDALYDRYHRVAFSMAYRVLGDRGTAEDVVQDAFLSVWRQAKSFRRERGSARTWLMSIVHHRSIDKLRSHANTPNLLPIDEAQDRESEQPGTWQVVWSRLTGDAVRGALSRLPTDQRKSIELAFFSGYTHVEIAGLMNVPLGTVKGRMRMGLQKLKALLEQPEAGVTGA